From the genome of Geminocystis herdmanii PCC 6308, one region includes:
- a CDS encoding type ISP restriction/modification enzyme: MSKTLIHQYRRDLESRKIYGGSNNEGSIRYAFATLLNGYCKGKDFLLVEELTINSSLNKPIRLDGIVKDALRLDWGYWEAKDEKDSLDAEIEAKFKKGYPNDNILFEDTKTAVLIQNGTESLRINMADDDALDTLLNQFLDYERAEVKDFRQAISNFSQDLPTIIDTLRKLIDRQDLHSSNSADCPPSPNSGGEYQQVPKFGDLGAKNEKFISARDKFLKVCQESINPDITIDDIREMIIQHILTEDIFTNIFSDAQFHQENNIAKQLNEVIKTFFSGSVKKNTFKTIQSYYNAIIRTASSIVNHQEKQKFLKVVYENFYKAYNPKEADRLGIVYTPNEVVKFMVESTNHLLEKHFDKTLGDKDVEILDPCTGTGTFITEILYYLLARDIEYKYRNEIHCNEMSILPYYIANLNIEYTYQQKTGEYLEFNNICLMDTLDHSNFGGKQFDLFAMSQENTERIKRQNEKKISVIIGNPPYNANQQNENDNNKNREYPDIDKRIKETYVKESNAQKTKVYDMYSRFYRWASDRLNNEGIIAFITNSSFIDARTFDGFRKVVRDDFDYIYIIDLGGDVRKNPKLSGTTHNVFGIQTGVAIIFLVKEKENKSSCKIFYTRRPELEIAYDKLKFLNTNKLEQIVFQTINPDKNNNWINLADDNDFDRLIPVANKETKLTKKPDEENAIFKLYSNGVVTARDEWVIDENEKNLVDKIKYFIKTYNSLKELNNRENKLDYSIKWSATLKNNLSNLTKLIFDNNLIIKFYYRPFVSKFYYAEKILSDRLTSNHYELFCKNLTQDNRLITFSGTSSSKLFSVLVTKQIFCLDILEKTQCLSLYRYENRERIDNITDYALTKFREYYHNVKRASSPSEDNRQDACFTDKENQEIKHKIEKEDIFYYVYGVLHNPEYREKYELNLKREFPRIPFYDDFWQWAHWGKKLMDLHLNYETIKPYNLIRIDLSLKNAEATIKVKLKADKVNHKIIIDEVTTLTEIPPLAWEYKLGNRSALEWILDQYKEKKPKDKTIAEKFNNYYFADYKEQVIDLLMRVTTVSIETMKIIKQMSNS; encoded by the coding sequence ATGTCAAAAACTCTTATCCATCAATATCGCCGAGACTTAGAAAGCCGTAAAATATACGGCGGTAGCAACAACGAAGGCTCAATTCGTTACGCTTTTGCAACCTTACTTAATGGTTATTGTAAGGGCAAGGATTTTTTATTGGTGGAGGAATTAACAATTAACAGCAGTTTAAATAAACCCATTCGCCTTGATGGTATTGTCAAAGATGCTTTGCGTCTTGATTGGGGATATTGGGAAGCAAAAGACGAAAAAGACTCTTTAGATGCTGAAATTGAAGCAAAATTTAAGAAAGGTTATCCTAACGATAATATTCTTTTTGAAGATACGAAAACCGCCGTCTTAATCCAAAATGGCACGGAATCCCTCCGTATTAACATGGCGGATGATGATGCTTTAGATACTTTACTTAATCAATTTTTAGACTACGAAAGGGCAGAAGTCAAAGATTTTCGTCAGGCTATCAGCAATTTTAGTCAAGATTTACCCACCATAATTGATACTCTCAGAAAATTGATCGATCGTCAAGACCTTCATTCCTCTAATTCTGCGGATTGCCCCCCTTCTCCCAATTCTGGGGGAGAATATCAACAAGTCCCCAAGTTTGGGGATTTAGGGGCAAAAAATGAAAAATTCATTTCAGCAAGGGATAAATTCTTAAAAGTCTGTCAAGAATCCATCAATCCAGACATCACAATAGATGATATTCGAGAGATGATTATTCAGCATATTTTGACAGAGGATATTTTTACCAATATTTTCAGTGATGCCCAATTTCATCAAGAAAATAACATCGCTAAACAATTAAATGAAGTCATCAAAACTTTCTTTAGTGGTAGCGTTAAAAAGAATACTTTTAAGACGATTCAAAGTTATTATAACGCCATTATTCGTACCGCTTCAAGTATCGTTAATCATCAAGAAAAACAAAAGTTTTTGAAAGTAGTTTATGAGAACTTTTATAAAGCCTATAATCCTAAAGAAGCAGACAGATTAGGCATAGTTTATACTCCTAATGAGGTTGTTAAATTTATGGTAGAAAGTACCAATCATTTATTAGAAAAACACTTTGATAAAACATTGGGAGATAAGGACGTAGAAATACTTGATCCTTGTACGGGTACTGGTACTTTTATTACAGAAATATTATACTATTTATTAGCAAGAGATATTGAATATAAATATAGAAATGAGATTCACTGTAATGAGATGTCAATTTTGCCTTATTATATTGCAAATCTCAACATTGAATATACTTATCAGCAGAAAACAGGAGAGTATTTAGAGTTTAATAATATCTGTTTAATGGATACTTTAGATCATAGCAACTTCGGCGGAAAACAGTTTGATTTGTTTGCTATGAGTCAGGAAAATACGGAGAGAATTAAGCGACAAAATGAGAAAAAAATATCCGTAATTATTGGCAATCCTCCCTATAATGCTAATCAACAAAATGAGAATGATAATAATAAAAATCGGGAATATCCTGATATAGATAAACGCATAAAAGAGACTTATGTTAAAGAAAGTAATGCCCAAAAAACAAAGGTTTATGATATGTATTCTCGTTTTTATCGATGGGCAAGTGATAGGTTAAATAATGAGGGAATTATTGCTTTTATTACTAATTCATCTTTCATTGATGCTAGAACATTCGATGGTTTTCGTAAAGTTGTTAGGGATGATTTTGACTATATTTATATCATCGATTTAGGGGGAGATGTGAGAAAAAATCCGAAATTATCGGGTACAACTCATAATGTTTTTGGTATTCAAACAGGGGTTGCTATTATATTTTTAGTGAAAGAAAAAGAGAACAAATCATCTTGTAAAATATTTTATACTAGAAGACCAGAATTAGAAATAGCTTACGATAAATTAAAGTTTTTAAATACTAATAAGTTAGAACAAATTGTTTTTCAAACTATTAATCCCGATAAAAATAATAATTGGATTAATTTAGCTGATGATAATGATTTCGATCGATTAATTCCAGTAGCTAATAAAGAGACAAAGTTAACTAAAAAACCTGATGAAGAAAATGCAATTTTTAAATTATATTCTAATGGCGTTGTGACGGCTAGAGATGAATGGGTAATAGATGAAAATGAGAAAAATTTAGTTGACAAAATTAAGTATTTTATTAAAACTTATAACTCTTTAAAAGAATTAAATAATAGAGAAAATAAATTAGATTATAGTATCAAATGGAGTGCTACTTTAAAAAATAATTTATCAAATTTAACTAAGTTAATTTTTGACAATAACTTAATAATAAAGTTTTATTATCGCCCTTTTGTTAGTAAATTTTATTATGCAGAAAAAATATTATCTGATAGATTAACCTCTAATCATTATGAACTATTTTGTAAAAATTTAACTCAGGATAATCGATTAATAACCTTTTCGGGTACAAGTTCATCTAAATTATTTTCGGTGTTAGTTACAAAACAAATATTTTGTTTAGATATTCTTGAAAAAACTCAATGTTTGTCATTATATCGCTATGAAAATAGAGAGAGAATTGATAATATAACAGATTATGCCCTAACAAAATTCAGAGAATACTATCATAACGTAAAACGGGCTTCTAGCCCGTCGGAGGATAACAGGCAGGATGCCTGTTTTACGGATAAAGAGAATCAAGAGATAAAACATAAGATTGAAAAAGAGGATATTTTTTATTATGTTTATGGGGTTTTACATAACCCAGAATATCGGGAAAAATATGAGTTAAATTTAAAGAGAGAGTTTCCGAGAATACCCTTTTATGATGATTTTTGGCAATGGGCGCATTGGGGTAAAAAATTGATGGATTTACACCTTAATTATGAAACTATTAAACCTTATAATTTAATCAGAATTGATTTATCTTTAAAAAATGCTGAAGCAACAATAAAAGTTAAATTAAAAGCTGATAAAGTTAACCATAAAATTATTATTGATGAGGTAACAACCTTAACAGAAATTCCGCCTTTAGCATGGGAATATAAATTAGGAAATCGTAGTGCTTTAGAGTGGATTTTAGATCAATATAAAGAGAAAAAACCGAAGGATAAAACCATAGCAGAAAAGTTCAATAATTACTATTTTGCTGATTATAAAGAGCAAGTAATAGATTTATTAATGAGAGTAACAACTGTAAGTATAGAGACAATGAAAATTATCAAACAGATGAGTAATTCCTGA
- the uvrC gene encoding excinuclease ABC subunit UvrC → MDENLSTILTNLPSDAGVYFMKDKQGNILYIGKAKNLKNRVKSYFNASQKHSNRIALMVQQIRDIEFIVTDTEAEALALEANLIKQHQPHFNVLLKDDKKYPYICITWSEDYPRIFITRKRRLNSKLDRYYGPYVDSGKLKDTLEIIKRTFPLRQRSKPLYKNRPCLNYDMGKCPGVCQNLITSEDYREIINKIALIFQGRIDELLQQLTEKMANCAENLEFEKASKYRDQIRSLTQLFTTQKVALPDDTISRDAIALAQDDKHTCIQLFQIRAGKLISRLGFFTDNLSNEKTSFSQTKNESQTININEKYEQDLYNNKGKMSFRSIAKESQTISDKYQDSSNNKNDDKGEILQRVLEEHYSNIDSLEIPSEILVQYNLPQEEILTNWLREKKGKKVTIITPQKQQKAELISMVERNAQIELERSQKFTQTNLQAMEDLAKILDLSTLPRRIEGYDISHIQGSNAVASRVVFIDGLPAKQHYRHYKIQNPDIKIGHSDDFASLQEIIKRRFSKTEEYPDLVIIDGGKGQLSSVWEVLEEMNLSSKINVISLAKKREEIFIPNQSQPLSTNKEQMGVQLLRRLRDEAHRFAVTFHRQQRLKASRRSILDDIIGLGFERQKLLLSHFHSIDYIREASVKQLQEVSGIGDNLAQNIYDYFHPNF, encoded by the coding sequence ATGGATGAAAATTTATCGACAATTTTAACTAATTTACCCTCTGATGCTGGGGTTTATTTTATGAAGGATAAACAGGGTAATATTCTTTATATTGGTAAAGCTAAAAACTTAAAAAATAGAGTCAAATCTTATTTTAATGCCAGTCAAAAACATAGCAACAGAATTGCTTTAATGGTGCAACAAATTCGAGATATTGAATTTATTGTTACGGATACCGAAGCGGAGGCTTTAGCTTTAGAGGCGAATTTAATTAAACAACATCAGCCTCATTTTAATGTACTTTTAAAAGATGATAAAAAATACCCTTATATTTGTATAACATGGTCTGAAGATTATCCTCGTATTTTTATTACCCGTAAAAGGCGCTTAAATAGTAAGCTCGATCGATATTATGGTCCTTATGTAGATAGTGGTAAACTAAAAGATACCCTTGAGATTATTAAACGCACTTTTCCCCTGAGACAACGATCGAAACCCCTATATAAAAATCGTCCTTGTTTGAACTATGATATGGGAAAATGCCCCGGAGTTTGTCAAAATTTAATTACTTCTGAAGACTATCGAGAAATTATCAATAAAATTGCCTTAATTTTTCAGGGAAGAATTGATGAATTACTGCAACAATTGACAGAAAAAATGGCAAATTGTGCCGAGAATTTAGAGTTTGAAAAAGCGAGTAAATATCGAGATCAAATTCGCAGTTTAACTCAATTATTTACTACTCAAAAAGTAGCTTTACCTGATGATACTATTTCCAGAGATGCGATCGCACTAGCTCAAGACGACAAACATACTTGCATTCAATTATTCCAGATTCGGGCAGGAAAATTAATTAGCAGATTAGGCTTTTTTACTGATAATTTAAGCAATGAAAAAACCTCATTTTCACAGACAAAAAATGAGTCTCAAACTATTAATATTAACGAGAAATATGAACAAGATTTATACAATAATAAGGGAAAAATGTCATTTCGATCGATAGCTAAGGAATCTCAAACTATTAGTGATAAATACCAAGATTCTAGTAATAATAAAAATGATGATAAAGGAGAGATTCTACAAAGAGTTTTAGAAGAACATTATTCTAATATTGACTCCCTAGAAATCCCCTCAGAAATTTTAGTACAATATAACTTACCCCAAGAAGAAATTTTAACTAATTGGTTAAGAGAAAAAAAAGGTAAAAAAGTTACTATTATCACTCCTCAAAAACAGCAAAAAGCAGAGTTAATTTCTATGGTAGAAAGAAACGCACAAATTGAGTTAGAAAGGAGTCAAAAATTTACGCAAACTAATTTACAAGCTATGGAAGATTTAGCGAAAATTTTAGATTTATCTACTCTCCCAAGACGCATCGAAGGTTATGATATATCTCATATACAAGGTTCAAATGCTGTTGCTTCAAGGGTTGTCTTTATCGATGGTTTACCTGCAAAACAACATTATCGCCATTATAAAATACAAAATCCAGACATAAAAATAGGACATTCTGACGATTTTGCTTCCCTTCAAGAAATCATTAAAAGACGCTTTTCTAAAACGGAAGAATACCCAGATTTAGTGATAATTGACGGAGGAAAAGGACAACTTTCTTCGGTATGGGAAGTGTTAGAAGAAATGAATTTATCTTCCAAAATTAACGTTATTAGTTTAGCTAAAAAAAGAGAAGAAATTTTTATCCCTAATCAATCTCAACCTTTATCAACTAATAAGGAGCAAATGGGGGTACAATTATTACGCAGATTGAGAGATGAAGCCCATCGTTTTGCGGTGACTTTCCATCGTCAACAGCGATTAAAAGCTAGTCGTCGATCGATCTTAGATGATATTATCGGCTTAGGATTTGAACGTCAAAAATTGTTATTATCTCACTTTCATTCGATCGATTATATCAGGGAAGCTAGTGTTAAACAACTGCAAGAAGTGTCGGGAATTGGAGATAATTTAGCTCAAAATATTTATGATTATTTTCATCCCAATTTCTAA
- a CDS encoding type II toxin-antitoxin system HicB family antitoxin gives MSINNYDFDGFTINLYVDENGDWLCHFVEMPNISAFGDTSEEALIELQTAWEMVKEDFIAKGLEIPIAPRKLAYS, from the coding sequence ATGAGTATCAATAATTATGATTTTGACGGATTCACCATTAATCTTTATGTCGATGAGAATGGTGATTGGTTATGCCATTTTGTGGAAATGCCAAACATCTCTGCTTTTGGAGATACTTCAGAGGAAGCATTAATAGAATTACAAACGGCATGGGAAATGGTAAAAGAAGATTTTATCGCTAAAGGTTTAGAAATTCCCATAGCACCTCGTAAATTAGCTTATAGTTAA
- the mrdA gene encoding penicillin-binding protein 2: protein MGLANLVKKPVRKTTFRVNEPKKIWLTVGQKDQPIFIMILISLFLFGAIGLRLGYLQIVEGDKYSQKADSNRTKIIPKPPVRGNLFDRKGRILSATKLSHSAYLWPAVQKQENWLEIRSMLSNILNISEDKLQELLEKEGYDSPTLVRIARNLTPKQITAIEENRNILSEVEVDTDTVRYYPHGKIGSHVLGYTREINGDELKARQSEGYRMGDVIGKMGAEAGLESQLRGEWGGILMERDGSGKVIRKLGIKEAKAGNDVTLTIDLELQKVAEKALGERKGAVVALDPRDGGVLAMVSYPAFDPNIFSGRITEQIWQEVQGKGNPFINRAVVGFPPASTFKIVTATAGMESGKYKPSTILPTYAYLRVGGTAFGEWNRSGFGPMGFVSAMAWSSNTFFGQIGNGIGGEKLIEWSRKYGFGSPTGIELKEESAGLIADNEWKQKRFNWDWTVGDTVNMSIGQGFTLATPLQVAVMFAVPANGGYRVVPHLEQDKATYMSKRESLNIKPETIKAVKEGLRAVITRGTGGKAALSGVAVAGKSGTAEAPPGKSHAWFGAYAPYENPEIVVVAFVEHSGGGGGSTAGPIVREVLEAYFKSPK from the coding sequence ATGGGATTAGCAAATTTAGTCAAAAAGCCAGTAAGAAAAACCACTTTTAGAGTTAATGAGCCGAAAAAAATTTGGTTAACAGTGGGACAAAAAGATCAACCTATCTTTATTATGATCTTAATTAGTCTTTTTTTATTCGGCGCTATCGGTCTTCGTCTAGGATACCTACAAATAGTCGAGGGTGACAAGTATTCCCAAAAAGCTGATAGTAACCGTACTAAAATTATTCCTAAACCCCCTGTAAGAGGTAATTTGTTCGATCGAAAAGGACGTATTTTGAGTGCTACTAAACTATCTCATTCAGCTTACTTGTGGCCTGCCGTACAAAAACAGGAAAACTGGTTAGAAATTCGATCGATGTTAAGCAATATTCTTAACATATCAGAAGACAAATTGCAAGAATTGTTAGAAAAAGAAGGTTATGATTCTCCCACCTTAGTCAGAATTGCTCGTAACCTAACCCCAAAACAAATTACCGCCATAGAAGAAAATCGTAACATCCTCTCAGAAGTCGAAGTGGACACCGACACCGTTAGATATTACCCCCACGGCAAAATTGGTTCTCATGTTTTAGGTTACACCAGAGAAATTAATGGCGATGAATTAAAAGCTAGACAAAGTGAAGGATATCGCATGGGGGATGTCATCGGTAAAATGGGAGCAGAAGCTGGTTTAGAATCCCAATTACGAGGGGAATGGGGAGGAATCCTCATGGAAAGAGATGGTAGTGGAAAAGTTATACGAAAACTGGGCATTAAAGAAGCCAAAGCAGGAAATGATGTCACCTTAACCATCGATTTAGAATTACAAAAAGTAGCCGAAAAAGCCCTAGGGGAAAGAAAAGGGGCAGTAGTCGCCTTAGATCCTCGTGATGGTGGAGTTTTAGCCATGGTGAGTTATCCAGCCTTTGATCCTAACATCTTTTCAGGACGCATCACCGAACAAATTTGGCAAGAAGTACAAGGAAAAGGCAACCCTTTCATTAACCGTGCCGTTGTGGGATTCCCTCCAGCTTCCACCTTTAAAATCGTCACCGCCACCGCAGGAATGGAATCTGGTAAGTATAAACCATCAACCATATTACCTACCTATGCTTATCTTAGGGTAGGAGGTACAGCCTTTGGAGAGTGGAATCGATCGGGCTTTGGACCCATGGGTTTTGTAAGTGCTATGGCGTGGAGTAGCAACACATTTTTTGGACAAATCGGCAACGGTATCGGGGGAGAAAAACTCATCGAATGGTCAAGAAAATACGGTTTTGGTAGCCCTACCGGCATCGAATTAAAAGAAGAAAGCGCAGGATTAATTGCAGATAATGAATGGAAACAAAAGCGTTTTAACTGGGATTGGACAGTGGGAGATACCGTTAATATGTCGATCGGACAAGGTTTTACCCTAGCAACTCCATTACAAGTAGCAGTAATGTTTGCTGTACCTGCCAACGGTGGTTATCGAGTCGTACCCCATTTAGAACAAGATAAAGCTACTTATATGAGTAAACGAGAATCCCTTAACATTAAACCCGAAACCATCAAAGCCGTTAAAGAAGGATTACGAGCCGTCATTACTAGAGGGACAGGAGGAAAAGCCGCCTTATCAGGTGTTGCCGTAGCGGGGAAAAGTGGCACTGCCGAAGCCCCTCCGGGAAAATCCCATGCTTGGTTTGGAGCTTATGCCCCCTACGAAAATCCTGAAATTGTAGTAGTGGCTTTTGTGGAACACTCAGGAGGAGGCGGAGGCTCAACAGCGGGTCCGATCGTGCGGGAGGTTTTAGAGGCTTATTTCAAAAGCCCTAAGTAA
- a CDS encoding type II toxin-antitoxin system HicA family toxin: MPSLPVISGKKCVKALEKIDFIVDSQKGSHIILGSLGRFDRVLGRFDRAAPLLVMEF; encoded by the coding sequence ATGCCTTCATTACCTGTCATTTCTGGGAAAAAATGTGTTAAGGCTTTAGAAAAAATTGATTTTATTGTTGATTCCCAAAAAGGAAGTCATATTATTTTAGGGAGTTTGGGAAGGTTCGATCGAGTTTTGGGAAGGTTCGATCGTGCAGCGCCACTTTTAGTGATGGAGTTTTGA
- a CDS encoding type II toxin-antitoxin system HicB family antitoxin: MSGYVEIPSLPGCISQGKTREEAISNIQEAMELYIESLIQDGELIPEDRYEVIKI, translated from the coding sequence TTGAGTGGATACGTTGAAATTCCTAGTTTACCCGGTTGCATCAGTCAAGGAAAAACTCGTGAAGAAGCTATCTCTAATATACAAGAAGCGATGGAACTTTATATTGAGTCTTTAATTCAAGATGGGGAATTAATCCCTGAAGATCGTTATGAGGTAATCAAAATTTAG
- a CDS encoding IS66 family transposase, with amino-acid sequence MAYYHQQSDCPIIKTLICDDAPQFKLLTEELSLCWVHEGRHYKKLNPLIGCHQKLLEQFLDDFWNYYRKLLTYRECPNEEMASKLKSEFREIFSSHSGYQELDQRKELTRAKNKELLLVLEHPELPLHNNPAELAARTMVQRRNISYGTQTELGTKAWDTFISLVDTTRKLGISFFEYVADRISETRNIPPLATIIEEKSSFNFWGESWQV; translated from the coding sequence ATTGCGTATTATCATCAGCAAAGTGATTGCCCCATAATCAAAACACTGATTTGTGATGATGCTCCACAATTTAAGCTACTAACGGAGGAGTTAAGTTTATGTTGGGTTCATGAAGGACGACATTATAAAAAGTTAAATCCATTAATCGGTTGTCATCAAAAACTACTAGAGCAATTCTTAGATGATTTTTGGAATTATTACAGGAAATTATTAACTTATCGAGAATGTCCAAATGAGGAAATGGCCAGCAAACTAAAATCAGAATTTCGAGAAATATTTAGTTCTCACAGTGGTTATCAAGAATTAGATCAGAGGAAAGAATTAACCAGAGCGAAAAACAAGGAGTTGCTATTGGTATTAGAGCATCCAGAATTACCATTACATAATAATCCCGCCGAGTTAGCGGCGAGAACAATGGTGCAACGGCGTAATATTAGTTATGGCACTCAAACTGAACTTGGTACAAAGGCTTGGGATACTTTTATATCTTTGGTTGATACTACTCGTAAATTGGGAATTAGCTTTTTTGAATATGTGGCTGACCGTATTTCTGAAACTAGAAACATTCCACCTCTAGCAACCATCATTGAAGAAAAATCATCCTTTAATTTTTGGGGTGAATCTTGGCAAGTTTAA
- a CDS encoding DUF4351 domain-containing protein — protein sequence MTEINANYDEPWKEAIGDYFDRFLDFFFPEVYNLIDWLKPVTSLDKELQKITADSDDSKRLVDKLFQVCLKDKQEVWILVHIEVQSQYDTDFNQRMFIYHYRSFDLYRKPVISLAILGDEKEKWRPSNYGYDLGGCKLKLDFPTIKLLDYQKKWAELEINLNPFAMMIMAHLKTKATTSNLTEREQWKWYLIRSLYDKKYSKLEIVKLFKFIDSMMTLPPLLQQSLNQKVIKYEEEKVMPLVSPFERMAEERGLEKGLQEGLQQRIDRDKELIIRLIHRKLGVINEDLQTQVKALNIDDLETLAEDLFDMDSVENLQQWLSKF from the coding sequence ATGACAGAAATAAACGCTAATTATGATGAACCTTGGAAGGAGGCGATCGGAGATTACTTCGATCGATTTCTCGACTTCTTTTTTCCAGAAGTATATAATCTCATTGACTGGTTAAAACCAGTAACATCTTTAGATAAAGAATTACAGAAAATTACTGCCGATTCCGATGATAGTAAAAGATTGGTGGATAAACTGTTTCAAGTATGTTTGAAAGATAAACAAGAAGTGTGGATTTTAGTTCATATCGAAGTCCAAAGTCAGTATGACACAGACTTCAATCAACGAATGTTTATTTACCATTATCGTAGCTTTGACTTGTATCGGAAACCAGTGATTAGTCTTGCTATACTAGGAGATGAAAAAGAAAAATGGCGACCATCCAATTATGGTTATGATTTAGGAGGATGTAAATTAAAGCTAGATTTTCCCACAATTAAACTATTAGATTATCAAAAAAAATGGGCAGAATTAGAAATAAATTTAAACCCTTTTGCCATGATGATAATGGCACACTTAAAAACCAAAGCAACCACCAGTAATTTAACAGAAAGAGAACAATGGAAATGGTATCTAATCAGGAGTTTATACGATAAAAAATACAGTAAATTAGAAATAGTAAAACTGTTTAAATTTATCGACAGCATGATGACTTTACCGCCATTGTTGCAACAAAGTTTGAATCAAAAAGTTATTAAATACGAGGAGGAAAAAGTTATGCCCTTAGTTAGCCCTTTTGAAAGAATGGCGGAAGAAAGAGGTTTAGAAAAAGGTTTACAAGAAGGTTTACAGCAAAGGATCGATCGAGATAAGGAATTAATTATTCGTTTAATTCACAGAAAATTAGGAGTAATTAATGAAGATTTACAAACTCAAGTAAAAGCTCTAAATATTGATGATTTAGAAACCTTAGCTGAGGATTTATTTGATATGGATTCTGTGGAAAATTTACAACAATGGTTAAGTAAGTTCTAA
- a CDS encoding energy-coupling factor ABC transporter ATP-binding protein, with amino-acid sequence MIEFDQVFYTYPCSQKPTINNLSLELKEGKRYGLIGNNGSGKTTFLRLANGLYRPSHGVIRCGGQPLKYNYHGIDRKFFKQWYQQVGLVFQDPEQQLVATTVEEDLSYGLCNLGIPDAEISVRVANTLKDFNLEELAHFPVNYLSLGQKKRLAIADVMILKPKILLLDEPTAYLDPKQRKELIKHLQQISIEGTTILLATHDLDFIYGWADWIFVMDKGKIALQGTPDEVFGQKKLLEELDLDIPLELKLTQGKK; translated from the coding sequence ATGATAGAATTTGACCAAGTATTTTACACTTATCCCTGTAGTCAAAAACCAACTATTAATAACCTTTCTTTAGAGTTAAAAGAAGGCAAACGTTACGGCTTAATCGGTAATAATGGCTCAGGTAAAACGACTTTTTTACGATTGGCTAATGGTTTATATCGTCCTAGTCATGGAGTGATTCGCTGTGGTGGTCAACCTTTAAAGTATAATTATCATGGGATCGATCGAAAGTTTTTTAAACAGTGGTATCAACAAGTAGGCTTAGTATTTCAAGACCCAGAACAACAGTTAGTAGCGACTACCGTTGAAGAAGATTTATCCTATGGTTTATGTAATTTAGGAATCCCTGACGCAGAAATTTCTGTGAGAGTAGCTAACACCTTAAAAGATTTTAATTTAGAAGAATTAGCTCATTTTCCCGTTAATTATCTCAGTTTAGGACAAAAAAAACGCCTTGCCATCGCCGATGTGATGATTCTTAAACCTAAGATATTATTATTAGATGAACCTACAGCATACCTCGATCCGAAACAAAGAAAGGAATTAATTAAACACTTACAACAAATCTCGATCGAAGGTACAACTATTTTATTAGCTACTCACGATCTCGATTTTATCTACGGTTGGGCAGACTGGATTTTCGTCATGGATAAGGGTAAAATCGCTCTACAAGGCACACCTGATGAAGTTTTTGGTCAAAAAAAACTACTGGAAGAATTAGACCTTGATATTCCCCTAGAATTAAAATTAACTCAAGGAAAAAAGTAA